In Helianthus annuus cultivar XRQ/B chromosome 3, HanXRQr2.0-SUNRISE, whole genome shotgun sequence, a single window of DNA contains:
- the LOC110903445 gene encoding uncharacterized protein LOC110903445, translating into MVHKEEKRVIFAEAGSNFVDTLFSIMTFPLATIVRLLHKCPNEKLKPIGSLNNIYQSLLDLSMNSMSAEENKWMLLNPRTSSYDICRKLKLNINDQEPKLFICKDIDCSRRSGARFSICNLAKCGVCGKMMDREIKYEDSTLEDNCDGGVFVSDLVSYIVTDDLRVMPNSPGSIIKLICELGITAASCLEEMAFDIGFDQILTLVKGALLFKCPLTYMVFPSSPVIQNLVNPRHETAFKPFKSKSSKRLKLKVTMQKSTSKFLFAEADCDFVEFLFGLLEIPLGHMIGQLMNGVSPFESLNNLFQSISNMSVGEYINSHTLKDMLLQPQLVHRNLSVNQIFPLSVLRDTTNYCHSYLRLGTFSAYMTRFAKREGLEKEMFCCCNFKDSRVGGRYLKTSAKFILTDDIVITPLTSFSSITLLGKLKVPFDDFEEVEVSIGIDEGLEIFDAALKSMSALTDSLLKKIKETEN; encoded by the exons ATGGTGCACAAAGAGGAAAAGAGAGTGATCTTCGCTGAAGCTGGCAGCAACTTTGTTGACACTCTTTTCAGTATCATGACATTCCCATTGGCCACAATTGTCAGGCTCCTGCATAAATGCCCCAATGAAAAGCTTAAGCCGATTGGGAGCCTAAACAACATATACCAGAGTCTACTGGACCTTTCTATGAATTCTATGTCGGCTGAAGAAAATAAATGGATGCTGCTTAATCCCAGAACTTCATCATATGATATATGCAGAAAGCTTAAACTCAACATAAATGACCAAGAGCCGAAACTCTTTATATGCAAAGATATTGATTGCAGCCGACGGTCTGGTGCGCGTTTTAGCATCTGTAACCTTGCAAAATGTGGTGTCTGTGGCAAGATGATGGATCGGGAAATCAAATATGAGGATTCAACTTTGGAGGATAATTGTGATGGTGGTGTGTTTGTTTCCGATTTGGTATCCTATATCGTCACTGATGATCTTCGTGTGATGCCAAATAGTCCAGGATCTATTATTAAGCTGATTTGTGAACTTGGAATCACTGCTGCTAGCTGTTTAGAAGAAATGGCTTTCGATATCGGTTTTGATCAG atcCTTACTCTTGTAAAAGGAGCGCTGTTATTCAAGTGTCCGTTGACCTACATGGTTTTTCCTAGTTCACCTGTTATTCAAAATTTGGTTAATCCTAGACATGAAACGGCGTTTAAGCCGTTCAAATCCAAGAGTTCGAAAAGATTAAAGTTGAAAGTCACAATGCAAAAATCAACATCTAAGTTTTTGTTTGCCGAAGCAGATTGTGATTTTGTTGAGTTTCTTTTTGGGTTACTTGAAATTCCTTTAGGTCATATGATTGGCCAGTTAATGAATGGTGTTAGTCCTTTTGAGAGTTTGAACAACTTGTTTCAAAGTATTTCAAATATGAGTGTTGGAGAATACATAAACTCACATACTCTCAAAGACATGCTTCTCCAACCTCAGTTGGTGCATAGAAACCTTTCAGTAAACCAGATTTTTCCTCTTAGTGTTTTACGCGATACCACGAATTATTGCCATTCTTATTTGCGCCTCGGAACTTTCTCTGCATATATGACACGTTTTGCGAAACGTGAAGGTCTTGAGAAAGAGATGTTTTGTTGCTGTAACTTTAAAGACTCAAGAGTGGGTGGAAGATATCTGAAGACATCCGCAAAGTTCATTTTGACAGATGATATTGTGATTACTCCATTGACATCTTTCTCTTCAATTACTTTGCTTGGTAAGCTGAAGGTTCCCTTTGATGATTTTGAGGAAGTGGAAGTAAGCATTGGCATTGATGAG GGTTTGGAAATCTTTGATGCTGCTCTAAAATCTATGTCAGCTTTGACAGATTCCCTACTGAAAAAAATAAAGGAAACTGAGAACTAA